From one Dermacentor andersoni chromosome 1, qqDerAnde1_hic_scaffold, whole genome shotgun sequence genomic stretch:
- the LOC126548124 gene encoding uncharacterized protein yields MTDCWDDPAPTTVTVVPTEQLETKLFGRWSSSDVQVSDIGLTDYIAVKEKHAKYLPHSSGRYASKRFRKAQCPIVERLTNSMMMHGRNNGKKLLAVKIVKHSFEIIHLLTGENPLQVLVNAIINSGPREDSTRIGRAGTVRRQAVDVSPLRRVNQAIWLLCTGARESAFRNIKTIAECLADELINAAKGSSNSYAIKKKDELERVAKSNR; encoded by the exons ATGACGGACTGCTGGGACGATCCTGCGCCTACTACGGTAACAGTTGTTCCTACGGAGCAACTGGAAACAAAACTTTTTGGACGTTGGAGCTCAAGTGATGTGCAAGTCAGCGATATCGGCCTCACT GATTACATTGCAGTGAAGGAGAAACATGCCAAGTACTTGCCCCACTCCTCCGGACGTTATGCATCCAAGAGGTTCCGCAAGGCCCAGTGCCCCATTGTGGAGCGTCTGACCAACTCCATGATGATGCACGGCCGCAACAATGGCAAGAAGCTGCTTGCAGTGAAGATCGTCAAGCACTCTTTCGAGATCATACACCTTCTTACTGGAGAG AACCCTTTGCAGGTGCTGGTGAACGCTATCATCAACAGTGGACCACGTGAAGACTCTACGCGCATTGGGCGTGCTGGCACAGTACGTCGTCAGGCCGTGGATGTGTCGCCGCTGCGCCGGGTGAACCAGGCCATCTGGCTGCTGTGCACAGGCGCCCGTGAAAGTGCCTTCCGCAACATCAAAACCATTGCCGAGTGCTTGGCTGATGAGCTCATCAATGCAGCCAAG GGTTCATCGAACAGCTATGCGATCAAGAAGAAGGACGAGCTCGAGCGTGTGGCCAAGTCCAACCGTTAA